In a single window of the Saccharothrix australiensis genome:
- a CDS encoding sensor histidine kinase, producing the protein MVRVTAPARPDVPGRIEAEFDAAVRRFTGPVRGVGVVLIGVFGVLSLPADRLPEGFALLGLTLVGAVADVASPRAALVPAVVRVVAVCAVQGRLGGGADQWALNVLTTTAITLQWQWSPRVTVPITAALVAVQVFAAGSGGAVPRVVVECACARLAFLLVRRSTRRIDALSARRGALERAEALALDRRRREREYLALLHDTASATFLMVATHGGDLDPAAVAGYARRDLAALTGDPCAPHDHPIDVATSLRAMADGVALDVRVDGGDALVPAFVALALTRAAREALTNVERHAGTGAATLSVRGDGDGVEVTVRDAGRGFDPAGVSGHRRGIRESVVGRMAAVGGTADVTSAAGRGTTVRLRWPDG; encoded by the coding sequence ATGGTCAGGGTCACGGCGCCCGCGCGGCCGGACGTGCCGGGGCGGATCGAGGCGGAGTTCGACGCCGCCGTGCGCCGGTTCACCGGTCCCGTCCGCGGCGTCGGGGTGGTCCTGATCGGCGTGTTCGGCGTCCTGTCGCTGCCCGCCGACCGGCTGCCGGAGGGGTTCGCGCTGCTGGGGTTGACGCTGGTCGGCGCGGTGGCGGACGTCGCGTCCCCGCGGGCGGCGCTGGTGCCGGCCGTGGTGCGGGTCGTCGCGGTGTGCGCGGTGCAGGGCCGGCTCGGCGGCGGCGCGGACCAGTGGGCGCTCAACGTCCTCACCACCACCGCCATCACGCTCCAGTGGCAGTGGTCGCCCAGGGTGACGGTGCCGATCACGGCCGCGCTGGTGGCCGTGCAGGTGTTCGCCGCGGGCTCGGGCGGCGCGGTGCCGCGGGTCGTCGTGGAGTGCGCGTGCGCGCGGCTGGCGTTCCTGCTGGTGCGCCGCTCCACGCGCCGGATCGACGCGCTGAGTGCCCGGCGGGGCGCGCTGGAACGCGCCGAGGCGCTGGCGCTGGACCGGCGCCGCCGCGAGCGGGAGTACCTGGCCCTGTTGCACGACACGGCGTCGGCGACGTTCCTGATGGTCGCGACGCACGGCGGCGACCTCGACCCGGCCGCCGTCGCCGGCTACGCGCGCCGCGACCTGGCGGCGCTGACCGGTGACCCCTGCGCGCCGCACGACCACCCCATCGACGTCGCCACGTCGCTGCGGGCCATGGCGGACGGGGTCGCGCTGGACGTGCGCGTCGACGGCGGCGACGCGCTCGTGCCGGCGTTCGTGGCGCTGGCGCTGACGCGCGCGGCGCGCGAGGCGCTGACCAACGTCGAGCGGCACGCGGGGACGGGCGCGGCGACGTTGTCCGTGCGCGGCGACGGCGACGGCGTGGAGGTGACCGTCCGCGACGCCGGCCGCGGGTTCGACCCGGCCGGGGTGTCCGGGCACCGGCGCGGCATCCGGGAGTCCGTGGTGGGGCGCATGGCGGCCGTCGGCGGGACGGCCGACGTCACGTCCGCGGCGGGCCGTGGCACGACCGTCCGGCTGCGGTGGCCGGATGGCTGA
- a CDS encoding Dyp-type peroxidase domain-containing protein produces the protein MRPDPEPTLAGHEIQGDIVPGFRKPHLTVLALDITDAAAARRWCAAIAPRITTLAQAVAAAGPGRVAAEPGAVGGVDARVVGHGGAVDAGDAWSSVAFSRRALHELLGEARGDLDAFTDLAFQLGMAARSASLGDPTDGPGHPDDWVVRDPDVLLVLAADVPATLAALVASTTSLARRHGLAVVYREDGHRLDAAGSGHFGFPDGAGQPDVRGLPGVVAGAPRTARDRWSGAGRPEARQPERWQAERWQAERWQAERWQAERWRPERRQAERGQSERWRYEARRFGARQPEAGRPGTRWPEARQAGTRWSGSSGRHPAWPGEFVFGYPGEGSVPWRAGPVRRPGPAWSVNGSYLVFRRLRQDVPAFRRFMAGGALHPVRGGTGSRLAGHVGRWPGSVPAPHAADAVPAAIEPPHPLPPHEIPAHEIPAHRRVLRRGLPYGPTYEQEPTADRGLLFLSYQTSIVEQFEFLHRRRARGHDPADHGHGRHGGRGAVLTAAQDFAGPTGGGYFFAPSISALRTVLGDDPAGRGRGPATR, from the coding sequence ATGCGACCAGACCCGGAGCCGACGCTGGCCGGGCACGAGATCCAGGGCGACATCGTCCCCGGTTTCCGCAAGCCGCACCTGACCGTGCTCGCCCTGGACATCACCGACGCGGCGGCGGCCCGGCGCTGGTGCGCGGCGATCGCGCCGCGGATCACCACGCTGGCCCAGGCGGTGGCCGCCGCCGGACCGGGGCGGGTGGCGGCCGAGCCGGGCGCGGTCGGCGGCGTCGACGCGCGGGTGGTGGGGCACGGGGGAGCGGTCGACGCCGGTGACGCGTGGTCGAGCGTGGCGTTCTCGCGGCGGGCGCTGCACGAGCTGCTGGGCGAGGCGCGGGGCGACCTGGACGCGTTCACGGACCTGGCGTTCCAGCTCGGCATGGCCGCCCGGTCGGCCTCGCTGGGCGATCCCACCGACGGGCCGGGCCACCCGGACGACTGGGTCGTGCGCGACCCCGACGTGCTGCTGGTGCTGGCCGCCGACGTGCCGGCGACCCTCGCGGCACTGGTGGCGAGCACGACCTCCCTCGCCCGCCGGCACGGCCTGGCGGTGGTCTACCGCGAGGACGGCCACCGGCTCGACGCGGCGGGCTCGGGGCACTTCGGCTTCCCGGACGGCGCGGGCCAGCCGGACGTGCGCGGCCTGCCCGGCGTCGTGGCCGGCGCGCCGCGGACCGCGCGCGACCGGTGGTCCGGGGCGGGACGACCCGAGGCTCGGCAGCCCGAGCGGTGGCAGGCCGAGCGGTGGCAGGCCGAGCGGTGGCAGGCCGAGCGGTGGCAGGCCGAGCGGTGGCGGCCCGAACGCCGGCAGGCCGAGCGCGGGCAGAGCGAGCGGTGGCGGTACGAGGCGCGGCGATTCGGGGCGCGGCAGCCCGAGGCCGGGCGGCCGGGGACGCGGTGGCCCGAGGCGCGGCAGGCGGGCACGCGGTGGTCCGGTTCGTCGGGGCGGCACCCGGCGTGGCCCGGCGAGTTCGTGTTCGGCTACCCCGGCGAGGGCAGCGTCCCGTGGCGGGCGGGTCCGGTGCGGCGGCCCGGTCCGGCGTGGAGCGTCAACGGCTCGTACCTCGTGTTCCGCCGGCTGCGGCAGGACGTGCCCGCGTTCCGCCGCTTCATGGCCGGAGGAGCCCTGCACCCGGTCCGCGGCGGCACCGGATCGCGGCTGGCGGGGCACGTCGGCCGGTGGCCCGGCAGCGTGCCCGCACCCCACGCGGCCGACGCGGTGCCGGCGGCGATCGAACCGCCGCACCCCCTGCCCCCGCACGAGATCCCCGCGCACGAGATCCCCGCGCACCGCCGCGTCCTCCGTCGCGGCCTGCCCTACGGCCCGACCTACGAGCAGGAGCCGACCGCCGACCGCGGCCTGCTGTTCCTGTCCTACCAGACGTCCATCGTGGAGCAGTTCGAGTTCCTGCACCGGCGGCGGGCGCGCGGGCACGACCCGGCGGACCACGGGCACGGCCGGCACGGCGGCCGCGGCGCGGTCCTCACGGCCGCGCAGGACTTCGCCGGCCCGACCGGCGGCGGCTACTTCTTCGCGCCGTCGATCTCCGCCCTGCGCACCGTCCTCGGCGACGACCCGGCGGGACGGGGGCGCGGGCCCGCCACCCGGTGA
- a CDS encoding dipeptide ABC transporter ATP-binding protein codes for MSEPLLALRDVTVEFGGGRRPAVRGVTLSLAAGEVLAVVGESGSGKTVTAMSLLRLLPDTARLSGTALLDGQDLYRMSPAELRAVRGGRVGMVFQEPMSALNPVFTIGHQLVEAVRAHRPWGARRARERAVELLALVGLPDPERRLRAYPHELSGGQLQRVVIAMAVACEPALLIADEPTTALDVTVQAEIIDLLRDLRDRLDVAILLITHDMGVVAGLADRVAVMKDGEVVEQGGVVELFARPRHPYTRDLLAAVVSLTPPDGGPARAEERSAPSPDAALVVDDVSVVYGGRFGLPGVRAVDGVSLHVEPGEVLGLVGESGSGKSTLASVITGLRSPTSGRVTVAGRDLSALGRRERRAARGRVGVVFQDPASSLNPRATIARTIAEPLMLHPRDVDPDRRVDELLELVRLDRSLRDRYPHELSGGQKQRVGIARALALDPALLIADEPTSALDVSVQAQVLDLFRSLQERLRFACLFISHDLAVVERLADRVAVLRDGRVVEQGPAAEVLTRPRDAYTARLIAAAPVADPVLQRERHARWREIAG; via the coding sequence GTGAGCGAACCGCTGCTGGCTCTGCGCGACGTCACGGTGGAGTTCGGCGGCGGGCGCCGGCCGGCGGTCCGGGGCGTCACGCTGTCCCTGGCCGCCGGCGAGGTCCTCGCCGTGGTGGGCGAGTCCGGCTCGGGCAAGACCGTGACGGCGATGTCGCTGCTGCGGCTGCTGCCCGACACCGCGCGCCTGTCCGGGACCGCCCTGCTGGACGGGCAGGACCTCTACCGGATGAGCCCCGCCGAGCTGCGCGCCGTGCGGGGCGGCCGGGTGGGCATGGTGTTCCAGGAGCCGATGAGCGCGCTCAACCCGGTGTTCACCATCGGCCACCAGCTCGTGGAGGCCGTGCGGGCGCACCGCCCGTGGGGCGCGCGGCGGGCGCGGGAACGCGCGGTGGAGCTGCTGGCGCTGGTCGGGCTGCCCGACCCCGAGCGGCGGCTGCGGGCCTACCCGCACGAGCTGTCCGGCGGCCAGCTCCAGCGCGTGGTCATCGCGATGGCCGTGGCCTGCGAGCCGGCGCTGCTGATCGCCGACGAGCCGACGACCGCGCTGGACGTCACCGTGCAGGCCGAGATCATCGACCTGCTGCGCGACCTGCGGGACCGGCTCGACGTGGCGATCCTGCTCATCACGCACGACATGGGCGTGGTGGCGGGCCTCGCCGACCGGGTGGCCGTGATGAAGGACGGCGAGGTGGTCGAGCAGGGCGGCGTGGTCGAGCTGTTCGCGCGGCCCCGCCACCCGTACACCAGGGACCTGCTGGCCGCGGTGGTGTCGCTGACGCCGCCGGACGGCGGGCCGGCGCGGGCGGAGGAGCGGTCCGCGCCGTCGCCGGACGCCGCGCTGGTGGTGGACGACGTGTCCGTGGTGTACGGCGGGCGGTTCGGGCTGCCCGGCGTGCGGGCGGTGGACGGCGTGAGCCTGCACGTCGAGCCCGGCGAGGTGCTGGGGCTGGTCGGCGAGTCCGGCTCGGGCAAGAGCACGCTGGCATCGGTGATCACGGGCCTGCGCTCACCCACGTCCGGGCGGGTCACCGTCGCCGGCCGGGACCTGAGCGCGCTGGGCCGGCGTGAGCGGCGGGCCGCGCGGGGCCGGGTCGGCGTGGTGTTCCAGGACCCGGCGTCGTCGCTCAACCCGCGCGCGACCATCGCCCGCACCATCGCCGAGCCGCTCATGCTGCACCCGCGCGACGTCGACCCGGACCGGCGGGTGGACGAGCTGCTGGAACTGGTGCGCCTGGACCGGTCCTTGCGCGACCGGTACCCGCACGAGCTGTCCGGTGGGCAGAAGCAGCGCGTGGGCATCGCCCGCGCCCTGGCGCTGGACCCGGCGCTGCTGATCGCCGACGAGCCGACCTCCGCGCTGGACGTGTCGGTGCAGGCGCAGGTGCTCGACCTGTTCCGGTCGTTGCAGGAGCGGTTGCGGTTCGCGTGCCTGTTCATCAGCCACGACCTGGCGGTGGTGGAACGGCTCGCCGACCGGGTGGCCGTGCTGCGCGACGGGCGGGTGGTGGAGCAGGGGCCGGCGGCGGAGGTCCTGACGCGTCCTCGGGACGCCTATACGGCGCGGCTCATCGCGGCGGCGCCCGTGGCCGACCCGGTGCTGCAACGCGAACGCCACGCGCGGTGGCGGGAGATCGCGGGCTGA
- a CDS encoding ABC transporter substrate-binding protein has protein sequence MTRRRLAVATAMAGVLALTACGANQAPQGAGQATATRGGTLRILSEGQTVNFDPAKSGSLAITSLGLVHRRLTGWLNKPGEQARVVPDLADAGKTDDGGRTWTFTLQDGLKFSDGTPITSADVKWGVQRSFAPAFSGGLGYHKQLLEGGADYRGPFEGAELAGIETPDAKTIRFRLVRPYGDWPWVVSTPAFAPVPHGKGAEPDYSEHPVASGPYQLAKYQKGVEAKLTRNAHWDQKTDQVRAGYPDEIVFQLGQDASVISQRLSADSGDDKTAFGSSFVSAAQLAQVTGNASAKDRIVTSKSGALAYLALNTEKAPLDNPKVREAFQYAVDKTSFQIASAGNAQLAGDIATTLITEGITGREKFDLFPAPPAGDPEKAKKLLAEAGFPNGLENLDFLVSKTNNAPEKAQALQASLQRAGIKTTIRTLDGDAYTEETSNSPVAKFDLTLASWQPDFPSANANIQPLFASSEIGGGGYNLSRYRDAEVDRLIDEAQATVDPDEAGRKWAAIDKRVLKDSPIVPLIYTRNSFLRGSKVANLYIADFPAYPNYLQVGLSS, from the coding sequence ATGACCAGACGTCGCTTGGCCGTGGCAACCGCGATGGCGGGTGTGCTGGCCCTGACCGCCTGCGGCGCGAACCAGGCGCCGCAGGGCGCCGGGCAGGCGACCGCGACCCGCGGCGGCACCCTGCGCATCCTGTCCGAGGGCCAGACGGTCAACTTCGACCCGGCCAAGAGCGGCAGCCTGGCGATCACGTCGCTCGGCCTGGTGCACCGCAGGCTCACCGGGTGGCTGAACAAGCCCGGCGAGCAGGCCAGGGTGGTGCCCGACCTGGCCGACGCGGGCAAGACCGACGACGGCGGCCGGACCTGGACGTTCACCCTCCAGGACGGGCTGAAGTTCAGCGACGGCACGCCGATCACCTCCGCCGACGTCAAGTGGGGCGTCCAGCGGTCGTTCGCGCCCGCGTTCTCCGGCGGCCTCGGCTACCACAAGCAGCTGCTCGAAGGCGGCGCCGACTACCGCGGCCCGTTCGAGGGCGCGGAGCTGGCCGGCATCGAGACCCCGGACGCCAAGACCATCCGGTTCCGCCTCGTCCGGCCCTACGGCGACTGGCCGTGGGTGGTCAGCACGCCCGCGTTCGCGCCGGTGCCGCACGGCAAGGGCGCGGAGCCGGACTACTCCGAGCACCCCGTGGCGTCCGGCCCGTACCAGCTCGCCAAGTACCAGAAGGGCGTCGAGGCGAAGCTGACCCGCAACGCCCACTGGGACCAGAAGACCGACCAGGTGCGCGCCGGCTATCCCGACGAGATCGTGTTCCAGCTCGGGCAGGACGCCTCGGTGATCTCGCAGCGGCTGTCCGCCGACTCCGGTGACGACAAGACCGCTTTCGGCTCGTCGTTCGTGTCGGCCGCGCAGCTCGCGCAGGTCACCGGCAACGCGTCGGCGAAGGACCGCATCGTCACCTCCAAGTCCGGCGCGCTGGCCTACCTGGCGCTCAACACCGAGAAGGCGCCGCTGGACAACCCGAAGGTGCGCGAGGCGTTCCAGTACGCGGTCGACAAGACTTCGTTCCAGATCGCGTCGGCGGGCAACGCCCAGCTCGCGGGTGACATCGCGACCACGCTGATCACCGAGGGCATCACCGGGCGCGAGAAGTTCGACCTGTTCCCGGCCCCGCCCGCGGGCGACCCGGAGAAGGCGAAGAAGCTGCTCGCGGAGGCCGGGTTCCCCAACGGCCTGGAGAACCTGGACTTCCTGGTGAGCAAGACGAACAACGCGCCGGAGAAGGCGCAGGCGCTCCAGGCGTCGCTCCAGCGGGCGGGCATCAAGACCACCATCCGCACCCTCGACGGCGACGCCTACACCGAGGAGACCAGCAACAGCCCCGTCGCGAAGTTCGACCTGACGCTCGCCTCGTGGCAGCCCGACTTCCCCAGCGCCAACGCCAACATCCAGCCCCTGTTCGCGTCCTCCGAGATCGGCGGCGGCGGGTACAACCTGTCCCGCTACCGCGACGCGGAGGTCGACCGGCTCATCGACGAGGCGCAGGCCACCGTCGACCCCGACGAGGCGGGCCGCAAGTGGGCGGCCATCGACAAGCGGGTGCTCAAGGACTCGCCGATCGTGCCGCTGATCTACACGCGCAACTCGTTCCTGCGCGGGTCGAAGGTGGCCAACCTCTACATCGCCGACTTCCCGGCCTACCCGAACTACCTCCAGGTCGGTCTGAGCTCGTGA
- a CDS encoding ABC transporter permease — protein MRTAKFAGTRIAGAVLVLFLVALSTYAVFYLVPADPALQACGRPCTEQNLALAREFMGYGDPWWRQFLDFAGGIFTGRTFGSGPTAIVCDAPCFGYSFAQNTDVLALIGERLPVTASLALGAALLWLVTGVGAGVVAALRRGTAWDRVALASSVAGVSAPVYLMGLLGILLFGFTLDVVPVGGYVPFTTSPVDWAWRLALPWAVLAFSHAAVYTRLTRAQMLDTLGEDYIRTARAKGLTEAKVIGKHALRNVLLPVVTVFGVDLGALLGGAVITERVFGLPGLGGLLIDAVGQRDLPLLLGCTLFAAFLIVTANVVVDLCYGALDPRARLS, from the coding sequence ATGCGTACCGCGAAGTTCGCCGGCACCCGGATCGCCGGCGCGGTGCTGGTGCTGTTCCTCGTCGCCCTGAGCACCTACGCCGTGTTCTACCTGGTGCCCGCCGACCCGGCGCTCCAGGCGTGCGGCCGGCCGTGCACCGAGCAGAACCTGGCCCTGGCGCGGGAGTTCATGGGCTACGGCGACCCGTGGTGGCGGCAGTTCCTGGACTTCGCCGGCGGGATCTTCACCGGCCGCACGTTCGGCTCCGGACCGACCGCGATCGTCTGCGACGCGCCGTGCTTCGGCTACTCGTTCGCGCAGAACACCGACGTGCTGGCGCTGATCGGCGAACGCCTGCCGGTCACCGCGTCGCTGGCGCTCGGCGCGGCGCTGCTGTGGCTGGTCACCGGCGTCGGCGCGGGGGTGGTCGCGGCGCTGCGCCGCGGCACCGCGTGGGACCGGGTCGCGCTGGCGTCCTCGGTCGCGGGCGTGTCCGCGCCGGTCTACCTGATGGGGCTGCTCGGCATCCTGCTGTTCGGGTTCACCCTGGACGTGGTGCCGGTCGGCGGGTACGTCCCGTTCACCACCAGCCCCGTGGACTGGGCGTGGCGGCTGGCGCTGCCGTGGGCGGTGCTCGCGTTCTCCCACGCCGCCGTCTACACCCGGCTCACCCGCGCGCAGATGCTGGACACGCTGGGCGAGGACTACATCCGCACCGCGCGTGCCAAGGGCCTCACCGAGGCCAAGGTGATCGGCAAGCACGCGCTGCGCAACGTGCTCCTGCCCGTCGTCACGGTGTTCGGCGTCGACCTCGGCGCGCTGCTGGGCGGCGCGGTCATCACCGAGCGGGTGTTCGGCCTGCCCGGCCTCGGCGGGCTGCTCATCGACGCGGTCGGCCAGCGCGACCTGCCGCTGCTGCTGGGCTGCACGCTGTTCGCCGCCTTCCTCATCGTCACGGCGAACGTCGTGGTCGACCTCTGCTACGGCGCGCTCGACCCACGCGCCCGCCTGTCCTGA
- a CDS encoding ABC transporter permease has product MSEPLSVTGVRSPWTTIRSVLRRDRWALAGAVTIALLALLALGADVWTAIEGQDPYTYRTEALDPATGAPAGPLGGVSGDHWFGVEPLTGRDLFAIVAHGARTSFLIGLTATLLSVLLGVVLGAAAGYLGGVVDRLVTWTADVLLGFPYLVFMIALAAVVPAEVPRPALLIVVIGFFGWPSIARIVRAQTLTLRTRGFVSAARSLGAGPAHVFRHELLPNLWGPIIVVSTLSIPGKIGLEAALSFLGLGIPPPTPSWGRAISAAVDWVGTDPMFLVFPGAALFLATWAFNVLGDGLRDALDPRTAVLR; this is encoded by the coding sequence GTGTCCGAACCCTTGTCCGTCACCGGCGTCCGCTCGCCGTGGACGACCATCCGCTCCGTGCTGCGCCGGGACCGCTGGGCGCTGGCGGGCGCGGTCACGATCGCGCTGCTGGCGCTGCTCGCCCTGGGCGCGGACGTGTGGACCGCGATCGAGGGGCAGGACCCCTACACCTACCGCACCGAGGCGCTCGACCCCGCCACCGGCGCGCCCGCCGGGCCGCTGGGCGGCGTGAGCGGCGACCACTGGTTCGGGGTCGAGCCGCTGACCGGCCGCGACCTGTTCGCGATCGTCGCGCACGGCGCGCGCACGTCGTTCCTCATCGGCCTGACCGCGACGCTGCTGTCCGTGCTGCTGGGCGTCGTGCTCGGCGCCGCCGCCGGCTACCTCGGCGGCGTGGTGGACCGGCTCGTCACCTGGACCGCGGACGTGCTGCTGGGCTTCCCCTACCTGGTGTTCATGATCGCGCTCGCGGCCGTGGTGCCCGCCGAGGTGCCGCGCCCGGCGCTGCTCATCGTCGTCATCGGGTTCTTCGGCTGGCCCTCGATCGCCCGGATCGTCCGGGCCCAGACGCTGACGCTGCGCACGCGCGGGTTCGTGTCGGCCGCCCGGTCGCTGGGCGCGGGACCGGCGCACGTGTTCCGGCACGAGCTGCTGCCCAACCTGTGGGGCCCGATCATCGTGGTGTCCACGCTGTCCATCCCCGGCAAGATCGGCTTGGAGGCCGCGCTGTCGTTCCTCGGGCTCGGCATCCCGCCGCCCACGCCGAGCTGGGGCCGCGCGATCAGCGCCGCCGTCGACTGGGTCGGGACCGACCCGATGTTCCTGGTGTTCCCCGGCGCGGCGCTGTTCCTGGCCACGTGGGCGTTCAACGTCCTCGGCGACGGCCTGCGCGACGCCCTCGACCCGCGGACGGCGGTGCTGCGCTGA